In one window of Dethiosulfovibrio peptidovorans DNA:
- a CDS encoding phosphoenolpyruvate synthase regulatory protein translates to MEFTILLVSDSTGETAENLLQATLSQFQGLEPVLARFRFIDSTDKIDPIIEQARSSGGLVVSTLVSDEVRNTLLERAHNVGVQAVDLLGPLQGALARWSGIEPFQTPGLFRLMDDKYFQRIKAIEFSIKCDDGKSQSLMPSADIVILGVSRSGKTPLSMFLANKGYKVANLPLVPEIPPQEWLWQVPADQCVGLLIAPEKLIKIRKDRLRIMGLDPDTSAYAQEKRILQELNYAREIMSKVGCRIYDSTDRSIEEVSQNLLEDMRLASNSTDDIP, encoded by the coding sequence ATGGAGTTCACAATTCTTCTCGTGTCCGATTCGACCGGAGAGACGGCCGAGAATCTGTTGCAGGCCACCCTCAGCCAGTTTCAGGGCTTGGAGCCTGTCCTTGCTCGGTTTCGATTTATCGATTCCACGGATAAAATTGACCCCATCATTGAACAGGCTCGATCCTCCGGGGGCTTGGTGGTCTCTACCCTGGTCTCCGACGAAGTTCGAAACACCCTTCTGGAACGGGCTCATAACGTAGGTGTCCAGGCTGTAGACCTTCTCGGTCCTCTTCAGGGGGCTCTGGCCCGATGGAGCGGTATCGAGCCTTTTCAAACGCCGGGGCTCTTCCGTCTCATGGACGATAAATACTTTCAAAGGATAAAGGCTATCGAGTTCTCCATAAAATGCGATGATGGTAAAAGCCAGAGCCTCATGCCGTCGGCGGACATCGTCATTTTGGGCGTCTCTCGTTCGGGCAAGACTCCGCTATCGATGTTTTTGGCCAATAAGGGGTACAAGGTGGCCAACCTGCCGCTGGTTCCCGAGATCCCCCCTCAAGAGTGGCTCTGGCAGGTCCCGGCCGATCAGTGTGTGGGGCTTCTCATCGCTCCGGAGAAACTCATCAAGATCCGAAAAGATCGTCTGAGAATAATGGGGCTCGACCCAGATACCTCCGCGTATGCCCAGGAAAAGAGGATCCTTCAGGAACTGAACTATGCCAGGGAGATCATGTCGAAGGTAGGGTGTCGGATCTACGACAGTACCGATCGATCAATCGAGGAGGTCTCTCAAAACCTTCTGGAGGACATGAGGTTGGCCTCCAATAGTACCGATGATATACCTTGA
- a CDS encoding glycine--tRNA ligase subunit beta → MKTRNLILEIGTEEIPSRFMAQALADLRNLACSELDEARIPYGSVETYGTPRRLVLSVKEVAPLQNDLTESFKGPAWSNAFDGSGTPTRAAVGFAKSKGIDVDELERRDVNGVPYVFAEVNKKGGETDRILPGILPRIVDRLVFPKNMYWRKPSVRFARPIRWILCLLDDQIVPFELNGISSGDRTRGHRFMGAPWLAVPKESMYMEKLFDNYVVVDQEKRKEKMLAAISVIEKEMDGSVDLDPDLVQENLYLVEFPVPFFGTFHKRYLELPEEVLITTMKHHQKYFPVRDHSGKLMPCFVGVSNNRAVNMKVIQEGNQRVLRARLEDAAFFWKEDRKTPLSSKINRLKTVVYQEKLGSVYDKVMATVSLARELCVHLGQEDIVRLVERAATLSKSDLVTNMVYEFPELQGIIGREYARSDGEDPRVALAICEQYLPRSAGGELPTDIVGAIVGLSERIYSMVGAFKMGFRPSGSQDPYGLRRAARCINEILWGLDMDVNLDRFLAQAGTLLGLDEDPMGELVSFARQRLLMQLKEKGYSHELAELAVSVTGGRPLQAMRLLKALDEVRGLDWFANLVTAAVRVQNILSKSDDPTGSTVDEALLKGDQERALFAAVIACEDQTSQAVRKDDWSSLMTALAGLSPAITSFFEDVMVMDDDPEVRSNRLALLGRCDLLFQEVGNLGRMKR, encoded by the coding sequence ATGAAGACCCGTAATCTGATACTGGAGATCGGTACCGAAGAAATTCCCTCCCGTTTCATGGCCCAGGCCTTGGCGGATCTGAGGAATTTGGCGTGCTCTGAGCTGGATGAGGCCCGGATTCCATACGGTTCGGTGGAGACCTATGGAACCCCTCGTCGCTTGGTTCTGTCGGTCAAGGAGGTGGCTCCGCTGCAGAACGATCTGACCGAGTCCTTCAAGGGGCCTGCCTGGAGCAACGCTTTCGATGGCAGTGGTACCCCAACTAGGGCGGCTGTCGGCTTCGCCAAGAGCAAGGGTATCGACGTAGATGAGCTGGAGCGTCGGGACGTGAACGGTGTCCCCTACGTCTTTGCCGAGGTCAACAAAAAAGGGGGAGAGACGGACAGAATTCTACCCGGGATATTGCCCCGGATCGTGGACAGACTGGTGTTCCCGAAAAACATGTATTGGCGAAAACCGTCGGTTCGTTTTGCTCGCCCCATACGGTGGATTCTCTGCCTGCTTGACGACCAGATCGTGCCCTTCGAGCTCAATGGAATTTCCAGTGGTGATCGAACCAGAGGACATCGATTTATGGGAGCGCCATGGCTGGCCGTGCCAAAAGAATCGATGTATATGGAAAAACTTTTTGACAACTACGTGGTGGTCGATCAGGAAAAGAGAAAGGAAAAAATGCTTGCAGCTATCTCCGTTATCGAAAAGGAAATGGACGGCAGTGTTGACCTGGATCCAGACCTCGTCCAGGAAAATTTGTACCTTGTCGAGTTCCCCGTGCCTTTCTTTGGCACCTTCCATAAACGATATTTGGAGCTTCCGGAAGAGGTTCTGATCACCACTATGAAACATCACCAAAAATACTTTCCGGTGCGTGACCACTCGGGGAAACTCATGCCCTGCTTTGTCGGAGTGAGTAACAACCGCGCTGTCAACATGAAAGTCATCCAGGAGGGAAACCAGCGTGTCCTGCGGGCCAGGCTCGAGGATGCGGCGTTTTTCTGGAAAGAGGATAGAAAAACGCCTCTATCCTCAAAGATAAATCGTTTAAAAACCGTGGTGTACCAGGAAAAACTGGGTTCGGTGTACGACAAGGTCATGGCGACGGTCTCCCTGGCGAGGGAACTCTGTGTGCATCTGGGCCAGGAAGACATAGTTCGCTTGGTTGAGAGGGCGGCGACCCTGTCCAAATCTGACCTGGTCACCAACATGGTTTACGAATTTCCCGAACTTCAGGGTATCATAGGCCGTGAATATGCCAGGAGCGACGGCGAGGATCCTCGTGTTGCTCTCGCCATCTGCGAACAGTATCTTCCCAGGAGTGCCGGAGGAGAGCTCCCCACGGACATCGTGGGGGCTATCGTCGGTCTCAGCGAGAGGATCTACAGCATGGTCGGTGCCTTTAAGATGGGATTTCGTCCCTCGGGATCTCAGGATCCCTACGGCCTGAGACGGGCCGCTCGGTGCATCAACGAGATCCTCTGGGGATTGGATATGGACGTCAACTTAGATCGTTTTCTGGCCCAGGCTGGAACACTGCTGGGCTTGGATGAAGATCCCATGGGGGAGTTGGTCTCTTTTGCCAGACAGCGTTTGCTCATGCAATTGAAGGAGAAGGGCTACTCCCACGAACTGGCTGAGCTGGCCGTCTCGGTTACGGGTGGTCGTCCTCTACAGGCTATGAGACTCCTTAAGGCCTTGGACGAGGTTCGGGGGCTCGACTGGTTCGCCAATCTGGTGACGGCGGCGGTTCGGGTGCAGAACATCCTGAGCAAAAGCGACGACCCCACAGGATCGACCGTGGACGAGGCGCTTCTTAAGGGAGATCAGGAACGAGCTTTGTTTGCGGCGGTCATAGCCTGCGAAGACCAGACGTCTCAAGCTGTGCGAAAAGATGACTGGAGCTCTCTCATGACGGCCTTGGCCGGTTTATCTCCTGCCATCACGTCGTTCTTCGAGGACGTGATGGTCATGGACGACGACCCTGAAGTGCGATCCAACCGTCTGGCTCTTCTGGGACGCTGTGATCTCCTCTTCCAGGAGGTAGGCAATCTGGGGCGGATGAAGCGCTAG